In the Neisseria sp. KEM232 genome, GCATAGGCTTTGTTTACGAATGGAAAAAAGGTGCGCTGGAATGGGAATAGAAGGCGTTTTGAATAAAGGTTTCATCACCACCAGCGCGGATACCGTGCTCAACTACATGCGCACCGGCTCGCTGTGGCCGGTGACTTTCGGTTTGGCCTGCTGTGCGGTGGAGATGATGCACGCCGGTATGGCGCGCTACGACCTTGACCGCTTCGGCATTATCTTTAGGCCTTCGCCGCGCCAGTCCGACCTGATGATTGTTGCCGGCACGCTGTGCAACAAAATGGCGCCGGCGCTGCGCCGCGTGTACGACCAGATGGCCGAGCCGCGCTGGGTGCTGTCTATGGGTTCCTGCGCCAACGGCGGCGGCTACTACCATTATTCCTATTCCGTGGTGCGCGGTTGCGACCGCATCGTGCCGGTGGACGTGTACGTTCCCGGCTGCCCGCCCACCGCCGAAGCGCTGCTTTACGGCCTGATTCAGCTTCAGGGCAAAATCAAGCGCACCTACACCATCGCCCGCAACTAGGAGCACGCCATGCATGTAAACGATTTGCACGCCGCCGTGCAGCGGCTGTTGGGCGACAAGGCCAGCGTCGTGCTGCTGGCTTTCGGCGAAGTAACTGTTGAATGCCGCCCCGAGCACTACATCGACATTATGACCACCCTGCGCGACCACGAAGAGCTGCATTTCGAGCTGCTGGTGGATTTGTGCGGCGTCGATTACAGCACTTATAAAAACGAAGCATGGCAGGGCAAGCGCTTTGCCGTAGTCAGCCAGCTGTTGTCGGTGAAAAACAACCAGCGCATCCGCGTGCGCGTGTGGGCGGACAACGACGATTTTCCGGTTGTCCAAACCGTTACCCCGATTTACAACAGCGCCGACTGGTACGAGCGCGAAGCCTTCGATCTCTACGGCATTATTTTCAATGACCACCCCGACCTGCGCCGCATCTTGACCGACTACGGCTTTGTCGGCCATCCTTTCCGCAAGGATTTCCCCATTTCCGGCTATGTGGAGATGCGTTACGACGAAAAAGAAAAACGCGTGATCTACCAGCCGGTTACCATCGAGCCGCGCGAGATTACCCCGCGCGTTGTCCGCGAGGAGAACTACGGTGGCCACTAAACTCAGAAACTACACCATCAACTTCGGCCCGCAGCACCCCGCCGCCCACGGCGTATTGCGCATGATTTTGGAATTGGACGGCGAAACCATCGTCCGCGCCGACCCCCATATCGGCCTGCTGCACCGCGGCACCGAAAAGCTGGCCGAAACCCGCACCTTCCTGCAAACCCTGCCCTATATGGACCGCTTGGACTACGTTTCCATGATGGTCAACGAGCAGGCCTACTGCCTGGCGGTGGAAAAACTGCTTGGCATCGACATCCCCATCCGTGCCAAATACATCCGCACCATGTTTGCCGAGGTAACGCGCATCCTGAACCACCTGATGGGTGTCGGTTCGCACGCGCTCGACATCGGCGCCATGACCGCGATTCTCTACGCCTTCCGCGACCGCGAAGACCTGATGGACTTGTACGAAGCCGTCTCCGGCGCGCGCATGCACGCCGCCTATTTCCGTCCCGGCGGCGTGTACCGCGATTTGCCCGACTTTATGCCCAAATACGAGCCGAGCAAGTACCGCAGCGCCAAAGTATTGAAAGAACTCAACGCCTGGCGCGAAGGCAGCATGCTCGACTTCATCGACGCCTTCTGCGAGCGTTTCCCGTCGCGCATCGACGATTTGGAAACCCTGCTTACCGACAACCGCATCTGGAAGCAGCGTACCGTCGGCATCGGCGTCGTTTCGCCCGAGCGCGCCATGCAAAAAGGCTTCACCGGCGTGATGCTGCGCGGCTCCGGCGTCGAATGGGACGTACGCAAAACCCAACCCTACGAAGTCTATGACCAAATGGACTTCGACATCCCCGTCGGCGTCAACGGCGACTGCTACGACCGCTACCTGTGCCGCATCAACGAAATGCGCCAGTCCACCCGCATCATCAAACAATGCGCCGACTGGCTGCGCGTCAATCCCGGCCCGGTGATTACCGACGACCACAAAGTCGCCCCGCCCAAACGCACCGAAATGAAGCTCGGTATGGAAGATTTGATCCACCACTTCAAACTCTTCACTGAAGGCATGCACGTACCCGAGGGCGAAACCTATACCGCCGTCGAACATCCCAAAGGCGAATTCGGCATCTACCTGATTTCCGACGGCGCCAACAAACCCTACCGCCTGAAAATCCGCGCCCCCGGCTTCGCCCACCTGCAAGGCATGGACGAAATGGCCAAAGGCCACATGCTGGCCGACGTCGTCGCCATCATCGGCACCCAGGACATCGTATTCGGAGAGGTGGACAGATAATGTTATCCGCAGAATCCCTGAAACAAATCGACACCGAGCTGGCCAAATACCCCGCCGACCGCCGCCGATCCGCCATTATGGGCGCGCTACGCATCGCCCAAACCGAAAAAGGCTGGCTCGCCCCCGAAACCATCGAGTTTGTCGCCGAATACGTCGGCATCAGCCCCGCGCAGGCCTACGAAGTCGCTACTTTCTACAATATGTACGACATCAAACCGGTGGGCAAATACAAACTCACCGTCTGCACCAACCTGCCCTGCGCCCTGCGCGGCGGCGTCGATGCCGGCGAATACCTGAAGAAAAAACTCGGCATCGGCTACGGCGAAACCACCGCCGACGGCAAATTCACCCTGGTCGAAGGCGAATGCATGGGCGCCTGCGGCGATGCCCCGGTGATGCTGCTCAACAACCACAAAATGTGCAGCTTTATGGATGCTATGGCGATTGATGCGAAGCTGGCGGAGTTGGAATAGAGCGGTTTGAGGTAATCTGAGACAATATTTCCAGCTATTTTAGATAAAAATGGACTACAAAATAGATGTTTATGAAGCTGATGAACTCAATCAGTATCGATTTGTGCTTGGCTCAATATCAGCTAAAACACTTTGCGTATTCGGTATAAATCCAAGTACAGCAGATGATAAAAACCCTGATCCCACGATCAAAAGAGTAATGGGATTTGTTGAGCGCAATGGTTATACCAGTTTCGTAATGTTTAATTTGTATCCTAAAAGAGCTACTGATCCGCATGATTTGCCTACTGTAGCTGATGAAGTAGCAATACAGAAGAATATTGAAATTATTTCTAAAATTGTTTCTCAGATTATTGAGCAACAAAAACAATGTGATGTGTTGTTGGCATGGGGTGGCTCATTTTATTTGCGCAATTATTTTGATACTTGTTTGAAGAAAATGTATAACTCTTTGAATGGATATCCAATAAATTGGTTAAGAATAGGAGAGTTATTGAAATCAGGACAACCAAGGCATCCATCACGGCAGTCCTATGAATTAAAGTTTGAAACTATGGATATGAATGCGTTTTTGTCTCGTTAGCAAAGTTGGGTTTCGACTCAACAAAAACGTAAAGCAGCCTGAAAACCCGTAGGGTGCGCACCGCGCACCAAATCTCACCGCAATCCGATAGGCGAAACATAGCAACCCCCCCCGGGAGCGCGCCATGAAACCGCTTTTATTTGTAAGCGCCGCAGCATTGTTGATGAGCGGCTGCGCGTCTGTCGAAGAATATTTCAACGGCACATCGCCCCACACCTGCTACGGCTTGGGCAACCCAGAATGCGTCAGACAAGGCTACCACCCTGGCGGAGGCATAATGCAGCCTGGCGCAACCGCCTACGAACAGTAGCAAAAACGGTAGCGTAAGGCAGCCTGAAAAGGCCGTCTGAAAACCATAGGCCGGATTCTCGAATCCGACAGCCGCCCGCAAGGCGGCATCAGGCAGCCTGAAACCGTAAAACCTACAGCAATCCATTCCCTCTCCCGCCCCGCGGTGGAGGGCTAGGGTGGGGGCAGCGGTGCAACAGAAACCGCCGCCACACCCGCAAACAAAAAAGCGTTTCCGCAGAAACACCACCCCCACCCCGACCCTCCCCCGCAAGGCAGGGGAGGGAGCAGAAGAAACATCTGTTTCAGACGGCCTTAAAAGCAGCCTGAAAACCAAACAGGCCGTCTGAAAGGCCGCCCGAACCGAACAAACCAAACAACCCCGAGCAAGCACCATGGCTATTTACCAAACAGGCGTGATTTTCGACAACGTGGACACCCGCGATCCCGACTGCTGGACACTCGATTCCTACCTCCAACGCGGCGGCTACCAAGCCCTGCGCAAAATCCTGTCCGAAAACACCAGCCAAGACGACGTCATCGCCGAAGTCAAAGCCTCCGGCCTGCGCGGCCGCGGCGGCGCAGGCTTTCCCACCGGTCTCAAATGGAGCTTTATGCCCCGCTCCTTCCCCGGCACCAAATACGTCGTCTGCAATACCGACGAAGGCGAGCCCGGCACCTTCAAAGACCGCGACATCATCTTCTTCAATCCCCACGCCCTGATCGAAGGCATGATTATCGCCGGCTACGCCATGGGCGCGCCCGCCGGCTACAACTACATCCACGGCGAAATCTTCGAAGGCTACCAGCGCTTTGAAGCCGCGCTGGCGCAGGCGCGCGCGGCCGGCTATCTCGGCCAGAACATTCTCGGCAGCGAGTTCTCCTTTGAACTCTATGCCGCCCACGGCTACGGCGCCTATATCTGCGGCGAAGAAACCGCCTTGCTCGAATCGCTGGAAGGCAAAAAAGGCCAACCGCGCTTCAAGCCGCCGTTCCCCGCATCCTTCGGCCTATACGGCAAGCCCACCACCATCAACAACACCGAAACCTTTTCTTCCGTCCCCTTTATCATCCGCGACGGCGGCCAGACCTTTGCCGACAAAGGCATCGAAAACGCCGGCGGCACCAAGCTGTTTTCCATTTCCGGCCATATCGAGCGCCCGGGCAACTACGAAGTGCCGCTGGGTACGCCGTTTGCCAAAATCCTGGAAATGGCTGGCGGCATGAAAAACGGCAAAAAACTCAAAGCCGTTATCCCCGGCGGTTCGTCCGCACCGGTGCTGCCCGCCGACATCATGATGGAATTGAACATGGACTACGATTCCATCGCCAAAGCCGGCTCGATGCTCGGTTCGGGCGCGATTATCGTGATGGACGAAGACGTGTGCATGGTCAAAGCGCTCGAGCGCCTGAGCTATTTCTACCACGAAGAATCCTGCGGCCAATGCACCCCCTGCCGCGAAGGCACCGGCTGGCTGTACCGCATCGTCCACCGCATCGCCAACGGCCAGGGGCGCATGGAAGATTTGGATCTGCTCGATTCCGTCGGCAACAATATGGCCGGACGCACCATCTGCGCCCTGGCCGACGCCGCCGTCTTCCCCGTGCGCAGCTTCACCAAACACTTCCGCGACGAGTTCGTCCACTACATCGAACACGGCCGGCCGATGAAAGAGCATAAGTGGTGTTAAAGGCAGCCTGAAAGTAAAAAGGCCGTCTGAAACCGAACAACCGACAGCAACCGAATCCCCTCTCCAGCTTGCGGGGGAGGGCTAGGGTGGGGGTAGTAGGGCAACAGCAATTTCCGCCACGCCCGCAAACAAAAAAAGCGTTTCCGCAGAAACGCCACTCCCACCCCTCCCCTCCCCCGCAGGGCAGGGGAGGGAGACAGAAGCAACACTGTTTTCAGACGGCCGCCAAGGCAGCCTGAAACGTAAAAAAGCCACCCGAAACCCGTAGTTCGGATACTCGTATCCGATAAGCCGCTCCAAGCGGCTGTAAGGCAGCCTGAAAACCGGCAACGCAAGTTTCAGCGAAGTGAAAAAACACCCCAAGGCCGTCTGAACGCCGCAAACCGCGTTTTCAGGCTGCCCCAAACCATTACCCATTTAAAGAAAACCCCGTAACTAGGAAACCACCATGTTACAAATCGAAATCGACGGCAAACAAGTGTCGGTAGAGCAGGGCGCGACGGTAATCGAAGCCGCGCAAAAGCTCGGCACCTACATCCCGCACTTCTGCTACCACAAGAAACTTTCCATTGCTGCTAACTGCCGCATGTGCCTGGTGGAAGTGGAAAAAGCGCCCAAGCCGCTGCCCGCTTGCGCCACGCCGGTAACCGACGGCATGGTGGTGCGCACCCATTCCGAAAAAGCGCGTCAGGCGCAGGAAGGGGTGATGGAGTTTCTGCTGATCAACCACCCGCTCGATTGTCCGGTCTGCGACAAGGGCGGCGAGTGCCAGCTGCAGGATTTGGCAATGGGCTATGGCAAAACCACCAGCCGCTACACCGAAGCCAAGCGCGCCGTGGTCGGCAAAGACATGGGCCCGCTGATTTCCGCCGCCGAAATGAGCCGCTGCATCCACTGCACCCGCTGCGTGCGCTTCACCGAAGAAATCGCCGGCGAGCAGGAAATCGCCATGGCCTACCGCGGCGAGTTTTCCGAAATCATGCCCTTTGTCGGCAAAGTGGTGGAAACCGAATTGTCGGGCAACGTTATCGACCTGTGCCCCGTCGGTGCGCTGACCAGCAAGCCCTTCCGCTTCAACGCCCGCACTTGGGAATTGAGCCGGCGCAAATCCGTTTCCGCCCACGACTCTTTGGGCAGCAACCTGATTGTGCAGGTGAAAGAACACACCGTGCGCCGCGTGCTGCCGCTGGAAAACGAAGCCATCAACGAATGCTGGCTGTCCGACCGCGACCGCTTTGCCTACGAAGGCCTGTACCACGAAAGCCGTCTGAAAAACCCGAAAATCAAGCAGGGCGGCGAGTGGATCGATGTTGATTGGAAAACTGCGCTCGAATACGTGCGCACATCGCTGGACTGCGTCGGCAAAGACGGCCAGCAGGACCAAATCGGCATCTGGGCCAACCCGATGAACACTGTTGAAGAGCTGTATCTGGCGAAAAAACTGGCGCAGGGTCTCGGCATCAAACATTTCGACACCCGCCTGCAGGCGCAGGACAGCCGCCTGCAAGGCAGCCTGAAAGGCGCGCAATGGCTCGGCCAGAGCATTGAAGACTTGGGCAATGCCGGTGCCATTCTGGTGCTCGGCGCCAACCTGCGCAAAGAGCAGCCGCTCCTGACCGCCCGCCTGCGCCGCGCCGCCAACAACGGCAGCCAGATCAGCGTGCTCGCCAGCAGCAAAGAAGCGCTGCATATGCCGCTTGCCGCGCAGCAAATCCTGCATCCGAACCAATGGGCAGGCTGCCTGAAAACCCTGGCGCAGGACTTGGAAAACGGTATCGGCGGCAGCCTGAAAACCGCCGAGCAGGCCGCCATTGTGCTGGGCGCCGAAGCGCAGAACCATCCCGATTACGCCGCCATCTATGCCGCCGCGCAGGAGCTGGCCGATGCTACCGGCGCCAAGCTCGGCATTCTGCCGCAGGCGGCCAACAGCGTCGGCGCTGATGTGCTGGCAGTCAATAACGGACAGACCATTGCCGAAATGATTGCCCAGCCGAAAAAAGCCGTGCTGCTGTTGAACGTCGAACCCGAAATCGACGTGGCCAACGGCGGCCGTGCCGTGGCCGCGCTGCGCGAAGCGCAAACCGTGATGGCCTTCACCCCCTATGTCAGCGACACTCTGCTAGACGTGTGCGACCTGCTGCTGCCGATTGCGCCCTTTACCGAAACTTCCGGCAGCCTGATCAATATGGAAGGCCGCTTGCAGTCCTTCCACGGCGTATCCAAAGGCTACGGTGACAGCCGCCCGCTGTGGAAAATCCTGCGCGTGCTGGGCAATATTTTTGAAGTGGACGGCTTTGAGTTCGACAGCAGCGAAGAAGTGCTGCAAGAAGCAATCGACAAAGACGCGCTGGCCGGCAAACTCGACAACCGCAGCAGCTGGCAGGGCGCAGCCGCGCCGGCCGGCAGCGGGCTGACCCGCGTCGGCGGCACCGGCATCTACCACACCGACGCCATCGTGCGCCGCGCCGAATCGCTGCAGCAAACCGGCCACGCCCAAGTGCCCGCCGCCCGCGTCCACCCGCTGACGCTGGCCGCGCTCGGCCTGCTCGATGGCGACAGCGTGCGCGCCAAACACGGCGCCCACAGCGTTACCGTCAGCGTCTCGGCCGACAAAACGCTGCCGGAAAACATCGTCCACCTGCCGCTGCACAGCGCCAACGCCGAATTGGGCGGCATGATGAACGCCATCGAACTGGAAAGGGCTTAAGCAATGCAAGAATGGTTCCAAACCCTGTTTTCAGGCTGGCTCGGCCCCATCGGCAGCGACATCGGCCTGATTGTGGCGATCGTCGTCAAAATCGTCATCATCCTGATTCCGCTGATTCTCACCGTTGCCTACCTGACTTACTTCGAGCGCAAAGTTATCGGCTTTATGCAGCTGCGCGTCGGCCCCAATGTAACCGGCCCGTGGGGTCTGATCCAGCCGTTTGCCGACGTGTTCAAGCTGCTGTTTAAAGAAGTTACCCGCCCCAAGCTGTCGAACAAGGCGCTGTTCTATATCGGCCCGATTATGTCGCTGGCGCCGTCGTTTGCCGCTTGGGCGGTGATTCCTTTTTCCGAAAAATGGTTGCTCACCAACATCAACGTCGGCCTGCTCTATATTCTGATGATTACTTCGCTGTCGGTGTACGGCGTGATCATCGCCGGCTGGGCGTCCAATTCCAAATACTCATTTCTCGGCGCCATGCGCTCTTCCGCGCAAACCATTTCCTACGAAATCGCCATGGGCGCGGCCTTGCTGTGTGTGGTGATGGTTTCAGGCAGCCTGAATTTTTCCGAAATCGTCGCCGCCCAAGCGCAGGGCATCGCCGGCGGCTCGGTATTCTCGTGGAACTGGCTGCCGCTGTTTCCGGTGTTTATCATTTATCTGATTTCCGCCGTTGCCGAAACCAACCGCGCACCCTTTGACGTGGCCGAAGGCGAGAGTGAAATCGTCGCCGGTTTCCACGTCGAATATTCCGGCTTCGCCTTTGCCCTGTTTTTCCTGGCCGAATACATTTTCATGATCTTGATCGCCGCGCTGACATCGCTGATGTTTCTCGGCGGCTGGCTCTCGCCCTTCCCGCAAAGCTGGGGCGCTGTCGGTACGCCGTCGGCCTTCTGGATGTTCGGCAAAATGGCGATGGTGCTCTACGGCTATCTGTGGATACGTGCCACCTTTCCCCGCTACCGCTACGACCAAATTATGCGCCTGGGCTGGAAGGTGCTGATCCCGATCAGCTTCGTGTTTATCGTCGTGCTGGCGCTGTGGATGGTCTCGCCGCTGAGCTTGTGGAAATAGGCCGTCTGAAAAGCAAAAGCAGCCTGAAAAGGCAGCCTGAAAAAAAGGACAAGCAAATGATCGAATACAGCAACAGCAAAACCATTACCGCCGAACAGTTTGCGGGCGTACTCGAGCGTTCCGGCATCCGCCGTCCCACTACCGACCTGCCGCGCCTGCAAACCATGCTCGATCAGGCCGACATCCTGTGGACGGCATGGGACGGTGCGAACCTTGTCGGCGTTGCCCGCTCGCTTACCGACTTCGCCTACGCCTGCTATCTGTCCGATCTTGCCGTCGATACCGCCTGCCAGCATCAGGGCATCGGCCGCGAACTCGTCCGCCGCACACAGGCGCAAATCGGCGAAAAAGTCGCCCTGATTCTGCTTTCCGCCCCCGCTGCGATGGACTACTACCCGAAAATCGGCTTTGAAAAAGCCGAAAACGCCTTTATCGTCAAACGTACCGCCTGACACGGCAAGGCAGCCTGAAAACGCACAACGCAAGTTTCGGCAAAGTTTAAAACCAAAACCAAACACCAAAATCCCCTAAAACGGAGGATACGAACCCAATGGCAAACCTAGTCAAAACCTTCCTGCTCGGCGAGCTGGTCAAAGGCATGGGGCTGACCCTGAAAAACTTCTTCGCCCGCAAGGAAACCATCTACTTCCCCGAAGAAAAAACCCCGCAGTCCGTGCGCTTTCGCGGCCTGCACGCCCAACGCCGTTATCCGAACGGCGAAGAACGCTGCATCGCCTGCAAACTGTGCGAGGCCGTCTGCCCCGCCATGGCCATCAACATCGAATCCGAAGAGCGCGAAGACGGCACCCGCCGCACCACCCGCTACGACATCGACCTGACCAAGTGCATCTTCTGCGGCTTCTGCGAAGAAGCCTGCCCCACCGACGCCATCGTCGAAACCCATATTTTCGAGTACCACGGCGAGAAAAAGGGCGACCTGCACTTCACCAAACCCATGCTCTTGGCCATCGGCGACAAATACGAAGAAGAAATCGCCAAACGCAAAGCCGCCGACGCGCCCTACCGTTGAGGCAGCCTGAAAGGCAAAAGGCTACCTGAAAACCTTAAACTGCCGTCATTAGTGAGTAGGTCGGGCACTTATGCCCGACAAACACCGGCAACAGAAAAATATCTGCCGTCATTTCCGCGCAGGCGGGAATCTTGGCGGCACAACAGCAAAGGCGGCCAACCCCAACCGCCGCCCACCCCAACCAAGATTCCCGCCTGCGCGGGAATGACGAGATTGAAGTAAAGTAGGTCGGGCATTTATGCCCGACAAACGCCGGCCAATTTGAAACATGTCGGGCATCAATGCTCGACCTACAAACTGAAAACACAAGCAACGTAGGGTGTGTGGCTCCGCCACGCACGCGGCAAAGCAAAAGCAGCCTGAAACGCAAAAGGCAGCCTGAAATCCAAACAGGAGCAGCACCATGAGCAAAACCCTCGTCATCGTCGCGCATCCGAGTATTGCGCAGTCCGCCGTCAACAAACGCTGGCTTGCCCAATTGCGCCGATACCCCGAACGCTTTACCGTGCACGAGCTTTACGCCACCTACCCCGACGGCAAAATCGACATCGCCGCCGAACAGCGGCTGGCGGACGCGCATCAGGCTTTGGTATTGCAGTTTCCCGTGTATTGGTTCAACTGCCCGCCGCTGCTGAAACAATGGCTGGACGACGTGCTGACCTACGGCTGGGCATACGGTTCGCAAGGCAAAGCCCTGGCAGGCAAGAAAACCGCGATTGCCGTGTCGCTGGGCACGCCCGCTGCCGACTACACGCGCGAAGGCGCAGTCGGCTGCACCGTTGCCGAAGCACTGCGCCCGTTTGAATTGTCCCTGCGCTACTGCAACGCCGACTACCGCCCGATGTTTGCCTTCCACACCATCGACAGCAACGCGGGCTACACCGAAGCCGCTTTGCAGGCGATAGAGCAAAGCGCGGCGGATTATGTGGCGTGGCTGGATGCGCTGGCGCAGGCAGCCTGAAACCGTAAGAGGCTACCTGAAAAACCAAACAGGCTGTCTGAAACCCGCAGCCATGCAGCTTGGGAAAGCCTGAAAGAAAAAATAAAATGTTTAAAATCATTATGCTGGTAAAGAAGAAAACCGAACTCGACACCGAGGCATTTATCGCCCGCTGGCAGCAGCATTCTGAAAAAGTGCTGGGTTTGAAGGACGTACTGAATATCCGCCATTACGCCAAAACGCTGCCGTTTCAGGCCGGTGCGCAACCTGCCACCCAGCGCGGCACGCTGCCGTTTGCGTTTGATGCGATGGGCGAGCTGTGGTACGACAGCCGCGACGATTTCCAACGCGCCCGCGAAACCGAAGCAGGGCAGGCGGCACTGGCCGCACTGCGCGAGGATGAAGCCGAGTTCGTGGATTTGCAGCATTCCGTCATGTGGTTTGGCGAAGAAGAGCGCGTGATTTGAAGTCAAAGGCAGCCCAGACCCCAAAAAAAGGCCGTCTGAAAAGCATTGAAAAACCCCCACCGGAAAGACCTTTATGAGCTTCCAACTGATTATGTTCTACACCCTGGCCGCCATCATCCTGTTTGGCGCGCTCAAAACCGTAACCGCCAAGAACCCCGTGCATGCCGCGCTGTATCTGGTGCTCACCTTCTGCATGAGCGCGATGATGTGGATGCTGATGCAGGCCGAGTTCCTCGGCATCACGCTGGTGGTGGTGTATGTGGGCGCGGTGATGGTGCTGTTCCTGTTTGTGGTGATGATGCTCAACATCGACATCGAAGAAATGCGCAAAGGCTTCTGGCGCAACGCCCCCGCCGCGCTGACCGTCGGCGTGCTGATGGCCGTCG is a window encoding:
- a CDS encoding NAD(P)H-dependent oxidoreductase, with the translated sequence MSKTLVIVAHPSIAQSAVNKRWLAQLRRYPERFTVHELYATYPDGKIDIAAEQRLADAHQALVLQFPVYWFNCPPLLKQWLDDVLTYGWAYGSQGKALAGKKTAIAVSLGTPAADYTREGAVGCTVAEALRPFELSLRYCNADYRPMFAFHTIDSNAGYTEAALQAIEQSAADYVAWLDALAQAA
- a CDS encoding NADH-quinone oxidoreductase subunit C gives rise to the protein MHVNDLHAAVQRLLGDKASVVLLAFGEVTVECRPEHYIDIMTTLRDHEELHFELLVDLCGVDYSTYKNEAWQGKRFAVVSQLLSVKNNQRIRVRVWADNDDFPVVQTVTPIYNSADWYEREAFDLYGIIFNDHPDLRRILTDYGFVGHPFRKDFPISGYVEMRYDEKEKRVIYQPVTIEPREITPRVVREENYGGH
- a CDS encoding NADH-quinone oxidoreductase subunit B family protein → MGIEGVLNKGFITTSADTVLNYMRTGSLWPVTFGLACCAVEMMHAGMARYDLDRFGIIFRPSPRQSDLMIVAGTLCNKMAPALRRVYDQMAEPRWVLSMGSCANGGGYYHYSYSVVRGCDRIVPVDVYVPGCPPTAEALLYGLIQLQGKIKRTYTIARN
- a CDS encoding GNAT family N-acetyltransferase, whose amino-acid sequence is MIEYSNSKTITAEQFAGVLERSGIRRPTTDLPRLQTMLDQADILWTAWDGANLVGVARSLTDFAYACYLSDLAVDTACQHQGIGRELVRRTQAQIGEKVALILLSAPAAMDYYPKIGFEKAENAFIVKRTA
- the nuoF gene encoding NADH-quinone oxidoreductase subunit NuoF; translated protein: MAIYQTGVIFDNVDTRDPDCWTLDSYLQRGGYQALRKILSENTSQDDVIAEVKASGLRGRGGAGFPTGLKWSFMPRSFPGTKYVVCNTDEGEPGTFKDRDIIFFNPHALIEGMIIAGYAMGAPAGYNYIHGEIFEGYQRFEAALAQARAAGYLGQNILGSEFSFELYAAHGYGAYICGEETALLESLEGKKGQPRFKPPFPASFGLYGKPTTINNTETFSSVPFIIRDGGQTFADKGIENAGGTKLFSISGHIERPGNYEVPLGTPFAKILEMAGGMKNGKKLKAVIPGGSSAPVLPADIMMELNMDYDSIAKAGSMLGSGAIIVMDEDVCMVKALERLSYFYHEESCGQCTPCREGTGWLYRIVHRIANGQGRMEDLDLLDSVGNNMAGRTICALADAAVFPVRSFTKHFRDEFVHYIEHGRPMKEHKWC
- a CDS encoding DUF1643 domain-containing protein; the protein is MDYKIDVYEADELNQYRFVLGSISAKTLCVFGINPSTADDKNPDPTIKRVMGFVERNGYTSFVMFNLYPKRATDPHDLPTVADEVAIQKNIEIISKIVSQIIEQQKQCDVLLAWGGSFYLRNYFDTCLKKMYNSLNGYPINWLRIGELLKSGQPRHPSRQSYELKFETMDMNAFLSR
- the nuoD gene encoding NADH dehydrogenase (quinone) subunit D, with the translated sequence MATKLRNYTINFGPQHPAAHGVLRMILELDGETIVRADPHIGLLHRGTEKLAETRTFLQTLPYMDRLDYVSMMVNEQAYCLAVEKLLGIDIPIRAKYIRTMFAEVTRILNHLMGVGSHALDIGAMTAILYAFRDREDLMDLYEAVSGARMHAAYFRPGGVYRDLPDFMPKYEPSKYRSAKVLKELNAWREGSMLDFIDAFCERFPSRIDDLETLLTDNRIWKQRTVGIGVVSPERAMQKGFTGVMLRGSGVEWDVRKTQPYEVYDQMDFDIPVGVNGDCYDRYLCRINEMRQSTRIIKQCADWLRVNPGPVITDDHKVAPPKRTEMKLGMEDLIHHFKLFTEGMHVPEGETYTAVEHPKGEFGIYLISDGANKPYRLKIRAPGFAHLQGMDEMAKGHMLADVVAIIGTQDIVFGEVDR
- the nuoE gene encoding NADH-quinone oxidoreductase subunit NuoE, encoding MLSAESLKQIDTELAKYPADRRRSAIMGALRIAQTEKGWLAPETIEFVAEYVGISPAQAYEVATFYNMYDIKPVGKYKLTVCTNLPCALRGGVDAGEYLKKKLGIGYGETTADGKFTLVEGECMGACGDAPVMLLNNHKMCSFMDAMAIDAKLAELE
- the nuoG gene encoding NADH-quinone oxidoreductase subunit NuoG is translated as MLQIEIDGKQVSVEQGATVIEAAQKLGTYIPHFCYHKKLSIAANCRMCLVEVEKAPKPLPACATPVTDGMVVRTHSEKARQAQEGVMEFLLINHPLDCPVCDKGGECQLQDLAMGYGKTTSRYTEAKRAVVGKDMGPLISAAEMSRCIHCTRCVRFTEEIAGEQEIAMAYRGEFSEIMPFVGKVVETELSGNVIDLCPVGALTSKPFRFNARTWELSRRKSVSAHDSLGSNLIVQVKEHTVRRVLPLENEAINECWLSDRDRFAYEGLYHESRLKNPKIKQGGEWIDVDWKTALEYVRTSLDCVGKDGQQDQIGIWANPMNTVEELYLAKKLAQGLGIKHFDTRLQAQDSRLQGSLKGAQWLGQSIEDLGNAGAILVLGANLRKEQPLLTARLRRAANNGSQISVLASSKEALHMPLAAQQILHPNQWAGCLKTLAQDLENGIGGSLKTAEQAAIVLGAEAQNHPDYAAIYAAAQELADATGAKLGILPQAANSVGADVLAVNNGQTIAEMIAQPKKAVLLLNVEPEIDVANGGRAVAALREAQTVMAFTPYVSDTLLDVCDLLLPIAPFTETSGSLINMEGRLQSFHGVSKGYGDSRPLWKILRVLGNIFEVDGFEFDSSEEVLQEAIDKDALAGKLDNRSSWQGAAAPAGSGLTRVGGTGIYHTDAIVRRAESLQQTGHAQVPAARVHPLTLAALGLLDGDSVRAKHGAHSVTVSVSADKTLPENIVHLPLHSANAELGGMMNAIELERA
- the nuoH gene encoding NADH-quinone oxidoreductase subunit NuoH translates to MQEWFQTLFSGWLGPIGSDIGLIVAIVVKIVIILIPLILTVAYLTYFERKVIGFMQLRVGPNVTGPWGLIQPFADVFKLLFKEVTRPKLSNKALFYIGPIMSLAPSFAAWAVIPFSEKWLLTNINVGLLYILMITSLSVYGVIIAGWASNSKYSFLGAMRSSAQTISYEIAMGAALLCVVMVSGSLNFSEIVAAQAQGIAGGSVFSWNWLPLFPVFIIYLISAVAETNRAPFDVAEGESEIVAGFHVEYSGFAFALFFLAEYIFMILIAALTSLMFLGGWLSPFPQSWGAVGTPSAFWMFGKMAMVLYGYLWIRATFPRYRYDQIMRLGWKVLIPISFVFIVVLALWMVSPLSLWK
- the nuoI gene encoding NADH-quinone oxidoreductase subunit NuoI, which encodes MANLVKTFLLGELVKGMGLTLKNFFARKETIYFPEEKTPQSVRFRGLHAQRRYPNGEERCIACKLCEAVCPAMAINIESEEREDGTRRTTRYDIDLTKCIFCGFCEEACPTDAIVETHIFEYHGEKKGDLHFTKPMLLAIGDKYEEEIAKRKAADAPYR